A stretch of Pygocentrus nattereri isolate fPygNat1 chromosome 8, fPygNat1.pri, whole genome shotgun sequence DNA encodes these proteins:
- the tmx2a gene encoding thioredoxin-related transmembrane protein 2-A, translated as MGLITGLYSFFYNLPTIYKWLLRPYYLLSFLLSIAFLAVRKCPGLCEHLPSQREDGNSCDFDWREVEILMFLSAIVMMKNRRAITLEQHIGNIFLFSKVANVVLFFRVDLRFGLLYITLCVVFLITCKPPIYMGPEYIKYFSDKTIDEELERDSRIMWLVEFYANWSPECQCFAPVFADLSLKYNCSGLKFGKIDIGRYASVAERYKVSPSPLSKQLPSLLLLQGGREIMRRPQVDKKGRAVSWSFTEENIIREFNLNETFEKFKKLKGRSEKIEELGSLPQENHDEQQPIRTLEEETESKKDK; from the exons ATGGGTCTAATCACTGGGCTTTATTCATTCTTCTACAACCTCCCGACGATTTATAAGTGGCTCTTGCGaccatattatttattatcttttttgCTGTCTATTGCTTTTCTTGCTGTTAGGAAATGCCCAGGACTGTGTGAGCACTTACCGTCTCAAAGAGAAGATGGCAACTCGTGTGACTTTGACTGG AGGGAGGTGGAGATCCTCATGTTTCTCAGTGCTATAGTCATGATGAAGAACCGCAGAGCAA TAACTCTGGAGCAGCATATAGGGAACATTTTCCTCTTCAGTAAGGTGGCCAACGTGGTGTTGTTCTTCAGAGTGGACCTGAGATTCGGCCTCCTCTATATCACATTATGTGTTG TGTTCCTGATTACATGTAAACCTCCCATCTACATGGGCCCAGAGTACATCAAATACTTCAGCGACAAAACCATAGAT GAGGAACTGGAAAGGGACAGTCGAATAATGTGGCTTGTCGAGTTTTATGCCAACTGGTCTCCCGAGTGTCAGTGTTTCGCCCCCGTATTTGCTGACCTCTCACTGAA GTACAACTGCTCTGGTCTCAAATTTGGAAAAATAGATATTGGACGATATGCAAGTGTTGCAGAGAG GTATAAAGTAAGCCCCTCTCCACTCTCCAAGCAACTGCcctctctgctgctgcttcaaGGTGGACGGGAGATCATGCGTCGCCCTCAAGTGGACAAGAAGGGGAGGGCTGTGAGTTGGAGCTTCACAGAG GAAAACATAATTCGCGAGTTTAACCTGAATGAAACTTTCGAGAAGTTTAAAAAGCTCAAGGGCCGGAGTGAGAAGATAGAAGAGTTGGGGTCCCTTCCACAGGAAAACCATGATGAacaacaaccaatcagaacattggaggaggagacagagagcaagaaagacaaATAA
- the si:dkey-6i22.5 gene encoding polyamine-modulated factor 1, translating to MEEEKRSSATEPSLSDSGRASEGANVSAQAAVRENDSVKSGEAEPRRSRLKVFNKVMEKSLQRLVADSSFSRFAHSFRPLCKQNPQMAEVIHKQFISDLQKAIQEDISNVIDEGNLEMKLEELDKLEELAKDTTALAWRPSGVPEKDVCSVLIPYHQGQEEYMNRELKKLQKENAALAEKVLAGREAIAHTEQRITAAVDEWKASVADLESFVLSLCPSENFESL from the exons ATGGAGGAGGAGAAGCGGAGCTCCGCGACAGAGCCCAGTTTATCTGACTCTGGTCGGGCTAGTGAGGGTGCTAATGTCTCGGCACAAGCAGCTGTCCGCGAAAACGACTCGGTTAAATCCGGTGAAGCCGAACCGCGGCGGAGCAGACTCAAAGTCTTCAACAAAGTGATGGAGAAAAGCCTCCAGCGGCTGGTGGCGGATTCGAG TTTCAGCAGGTTTGCACACTCTTTCCGTCCTCTGTGCAAGCAGAACCCCCAGATGGCTGAGGTCATCCACAAACAGTTCATCAGTGACCTACAGAAAGCCATACAG gaagACATAAGCAATGTGATAGATGAGGGGAACCTGGAGATGAAGTTGGAGGAATTGGACAAACTGGAGGAGCTGGCTAAAGACACAACTGCGCTGGCCTG GCGGCCCAGTGGCGTTCCTGAAAAggatgtgtgtagtgtgttgaTACCGTATCATCAGGGGCAGGAAGAGTACATGAACAGAGAGCTGAAAAAACTGCAGAAAGAGAACGCAGCCCTGGCTGAAAAAGTGCTGGCCGGCCGAGAGGCTATTGCACACACAGAGCAGCGCATCACGGCAGCAGTGGACGAGTGgaag gCATCTGTTGCTGATTTGGAATCGTTCGTCCTGTCACTGTGTCCGTCTGAAAATTTTGAGTCTCTTTGA
- the med19a gene encoding mediator of RNA polymerase II transcription subunit 19-A translates to MTEIFSTLFGQSEAQGPPGPAALGFGPGKPPPPHPQTQAPVPPQILPQPGDEGPAARKPGVMNEPFYLLRELPAGNDLTGNTNLITHYNLEHAYNKFCGKKVKEKLSNFLPELPGMIDCPGVQDGSSLRSLIEKPPVCGNSFSPLTGALLTGFRLHTGPLPEQYRLMHIQPPKKKSKHKHRHHRPQDPIPPETPSDIDPKKKKKKRDDDPERKKKKKDKKKKKNRHSPDHPGITGSQPNSNSLR, encoded by the exons ATGACGGAAATATTTTCTACTCTCTTCGGTCAAAGTGAGGCTCAGGGCCCTCCAGGCCCGGCCGCTTTGGGCTTCGGGCCGGGAAAACCACCGCCTCCACATCCGCAGACTCAAGCTCCAGTGCCGCCTCAAATCCTACCACAGCCCGGGGATGAAGGGCCTGCAGCTCGAAAGCCGGGAGTCATGAAcgagcctttttatttattgcgAGAACTGCCTG CTGGAAACGATTTAACAGGAAACACAAACTTGATAACGCACTACAATCTGGAACATGCTTACAATAAATTCTGCGGCAAGAAGGTGAAGGAGAAGCTGAGCAACTTCCTACCAGAATTACCAG GTATGATAGATTGCCCAGGTGTTCAGGATGGTAGTTCTCTTCGCTCTCTAATAGAGAAGCCTCCAGTCTGTGGAAACTCCTTTAGCCCCCTGACTGGAGCGCTACTGACTGGCTTCAGACTACACACTGGACCG CTTCCAGAGCAGTACAGACTCATGCACATTCAGCCTCCAAAGAAGAAGagcaaacataaacacagacatcaTCGACCTCAGGATCCCATACCTCCAG AGACACCATCAGACATTGACcccaagaagaagaagaaaaagagggacGATGACCCTGAGcgcaagaagaaaaagaaagacaagaagaagaaaaag aatCGACACAGCCCTGATCATCCTGGTATTACTGGTTCTCAACCCAACAGCAACAGcctgagatag